From Leptolyngbya iicbica LK, a single genomic window includes:
- a CDS encoding TIR domain-containing protein encodes MTFAQDVFISFTHIDNQSLNPDEDGWISSFHKALEIRLSQLRGKESRIWRDRRLWGNEDLDEAIFDALTQSALLVSVLSPRYLQSEWCMRELQRFCQAADQGGGLRVGEAKARLFKVIKTYLPIEQHPAVVANFLGYEFYEIDDAGRPQEFDRVYGPEQERKFYAKLNDLAYDIHQTLEILDAQVGQPPLTEPQFGAVAADRKVIYLADTTPDLQVDRERIRRELEQAGHQVLPEQPLPSEPGAFKQTVCEALTRAHLSVHLLSPYPSQPPAGQSPTQEQLYRQLVTARTRDQVALAAQCGQGRSDFSRLLWLPPDTGAVAPDDFVTELQSDPDFIRTNLEALKDIIHTRLTQPATPALELSTDGRVQIYLDCDERDLENPAIDPLFEWLDQHFQVILPDYEQGTLSRSEALLQQCEAVLIYYGEASALWLKRRLNALKKTLYGRPKPLLAKAVYVADPAKQKFSDPEVLMIPGYQGFQPTLLEEFVASLGPAGGQA; translated from the coding sequence ATGACTTTCGCGCAGGATGTCTTTATTAGCTTCACCCATATTGATAACCAGTCTTTGAACCCGGATGAAGACGGCTGGATATCATCCTTCCACAAGGCGTTAGAGATTCGGCTGTCGCAGTTGCGGGGCAAAGAGTCGCGCATTTGGCGCGATCGCCGACTGTGGGGCAACGAAGATCTCGATGAAGCCATTTTTGATGCTCTGACCCAGTCAGCCCTACTGGTGTCGGTGTTGTCGCCGCGCTACTTGCAATCCGAATGGTGTATGAGAGAGCTCCAGCGGTTTTGTCAGGCCGCAGATCAGGGGGGCGGCTTGCGAGTCGGAGAGGCCAAAGCACGGCTGTTTAAGGTGATTAAGACTTACCTGCCCATCGAGCAGCACCCAGCAGTAGTGGCCAACTTTTTAGGGTATGAGTTCTACGAAATTGATGATGCCGGTCGGCCCCAAGAGTTTGACCGGGTTTACGGCCCAGAGCAGGAGCGGAAGTTTTACGCCAAATTAAACGACTTGGCCTACGACATTCACCAAACTCTGGAAATTCTAGACGCCCAGGTGGGGCAGCCCCCATTGACCGAGCCACAATTCGGAGCCGTCGCCGCTGATCGCAAAGTGATTTACCTGGCCGATACTACGCCCGACTTGCAGGTCGATCGCGAGCGCATTCGGCGGGAGTTAGAGCAGGCGGGCCATCAGGTGCTGCCAGAGCAGCCCTTGCCCAGCGAGCCGGGAGCCTTTAAGCAGACGGTGTGTGAAGCGTTGACCCGCGCCCACCTGTCGGTGCATTTATTGAGTCCGTATCCCAGTCAGCCCCCGGCGGGGCAGTCGCCCACTCAGGAACAGCTCTATCGCCAATTGGTGACTGCGCGGACCCGCGATCAGGTTGCCCTCGCCGCCCAATGTGGACAAGGACGGTCAGACTTTTCGCGGTTGTTGTGGTTGCCCCCGGATACCGGCGCAGTCGCCCCAGACGATTTCGTGACTGAACTTCAAAGCGACCCCGATTTCATCCGCACGAATTTAGAAGCGTTGAAGGACATCATCCACACCCGCTTGACTCAGCCTGCTACACCAGCCTTGGAGCTTTCCACCGATGGGCGGGTACAGATTTATTTGGATTGTGACGAGCGCGATTTGGAGAATCCAGCGATCGATCCCCTATTTGAGTGGCTCGATCAGCATTTTCAGGTGATTTTGCCGGACTACGAGCAGGGCACCCTCAGCCGCTCGGAGGCATTGCTACAGCAGTGTGAGGCGGTATTGATTTATTACGGTGAGGCCAGTGCCCTGTGGCTCAAGCGTCGCCTCAATGCGCTGAAAAAGACCCTGTATGGTCGACCCAAACCCTTGTTGGCCAAGGCCGTGTATGTGGCCGACCCGGCCAAGCAAAAGTTTTCTGATCCGGAGGTGTTGATGATTCCCGGTTATCAGGGCTTTCAGCCCACACTGTTGGAAGAGTTTGTGGCCTCGTTAGGCCCTGCAGGAGGGCAAGCATAA
- a CDS encoding nSTAND1 domain-containing NTPase, protein MVMTPQRTNPFPGLRPFELDEEHLFFGREGQSDELINRLHRTRFLGVVGTSGSGKSSLVRAGLLPSLYSGFLPGASSSWRIAVLRPGSAPIHNLAAALNDSEVLGAATTNDEAIIRLALMESTLRRGSLGLVEVAQQARLAADESLLIVVDQFEELFRFKAQAEAAGKSLEAEDEAAAFVKLLLAAVNQRAVPIFVVLTMRSDFLGDCAQFRDLPETLNDSQYLIPRLTREQLRRAIEGPVAVGGATITPRLVNKLLNDTGDNPDQLPILQHALMRTWDYWEDQRTPDAPLDLEHYEAIGGMAQALSRHADQIYEGFTDDQCEGLKTDRSRAIAEVLFKCLTDRGADNREIRRPTQLGEICAVANAELTEVVEVIDAFRGPRRSFLMPPPSVPLHAGSVIDISHESLMRNWQRLKGWVEQEVQSANIYRRLAETASMHEQSQAGYLRDPELTIALNWEAKTQPTQAWADRYATNFEEAMAFLAASADAQEREATERERTRRREINRLRGFLAIFAGLSVLAGSTAVYAFYQQQEAQIQAQIAEERGREAKHQEGVADRRRQEAEWQQQEAERQRREAERLRAEAEVAKEDALEQQQEAETARLAEAEQRQQAQAARRRAEAGEAEAQQQAEIAKQQTAIAIRETQRAEKQALNANIQTGALTVENLMASKLHIPALLSGLELGLLISTIEADLISRIDSPISSSTRLQAVSVLRESYHHKDLERNTFLHPDGLRSVSFAPDGQTIASASFSRVKLWDRSGRELQTLVGHSDRILSVSFAPDGQTLVSASTDGTVKLWDVSSGRELQTLAGHSDWVWSVSFAPDGQTIVSASNDGTVKLWDVSSGRELQTLEGHNDLVLSVSFAPDGQTIASSSDGTVKLWDVSSGRELQTLEGHNDWVRSVSFAPDGQTIASASADGTVKLWDVSSGRELQTLEGHNDLVLSVSFAPDGQTIASSGNGTVKLWDVRSGRELQTLEGHNDWVWSVSFAPDGQTIASASEDNTMKLWDVSSSRELQTLEGHNDWVRSVSFAPDGQTIASASDDGTVKLWSMSGRELQTMAGHSGYVLSVSFAPDGQTIASASEDNTMKLWDVSSGRELQTLEGHNDWVWSVSFAPNGQTLASGSEDGTAKLWDVSSGRELQTLAGHSGYVLSVSFTPDGQTLASASTSGTVKLWDVNSGRELQTLVGHTDWVRSVSFAPNGQILASASDDGTVKLWDVNSGRELQTLVGHTDWVRSVSFAPNGQTLASTSDDGTVKLWDVNSGRELQTLVGHSGYVLSVSFAPDGNTLISSDGDSLGSSNYTGSIILWNLNLDDLIAKSCDWLRDYMTNPTTLPEEKALCAR, encoded by the coding sequence ATGGTGATGACTCCTCAGCGCACGAATCCATTCCCCGGTCTACGGCCCTTTGAGCTGGACGAAGAGCATCTGTTTTTTGGCCGCGAAGGGCAATCCGATGAACTGATCAATCGCCTGCATCGCACTCGCTTTCTGGGGGTCGTGGGCACCTCGGGTAGTGGTAAATCCTCTCTGGTGCGGGCGGGGTTGTTGCCCTCGCTGTATAGCGGCTTTTTGCCGGGGGCGAGTTCCAGTTGGCGTATTGCGGTGTTGCGGCCCGGTAGTGCCCCGATACACAATTTGGCCGCCGCGCTGAATGACTCAGAGGTCTTAGGGGCAGCAACCACCAACGACGAAGCCATTATTCGCCTGGCGCTCATGGAGAGTACTCTGCGGCGAGGCAGCCTGGGCCTGGTGGAAGTGGCCCAGCAAGCCCGTCTGGCTGCGGATGAGAGTCTGCTCATCGTGGTGGATCAGTTTGAGGAACTGTTTCGCTTTAAGGCGCAAGCGGAAGCTGCGGGCAAGTCCCTAGAGGCGGAAGATGAGGCGGCCGCGTTTGTGAAGCTGCTATTGGCGGCGGTGAATCAGCGGGCGGTGCCGATTTTTGTGGTGCTGACCATGCGATCGGACTTTTTGGGGGACTGCGCCCAGTTTCGTGACCTGCCGGAAACCCTGAACGATAGCCAGTACCTGATTCCCCGGCTGACGCGGGAGCAGCTGCGGCGGGCCATTGAGGGGCCAGTGGCGGTGGGAGGCGCGACCATCACCCCGCGCCTGGTGAATAAGCTGCTCAACGACACCGGGGACAACCCCGACCAGTTGCCGATTTTGCAGCATGCCCTGATGCGCACCTGGGACTATTGGGAAGATCAGCGCACCCCGGACGCGCCGCTGGATCTAGAACATTATGAAGCGATCGGCGGTATGGCCCAGGCCCTCTCCCGCCATGCGGATCAGATTTATGAAGGCTTTACTGACGATCAGTGTGAAGGGTTAAAGACCGATCGCAGTCGGGCGATCGCTGAAGTCTTGTTCAAATGCCTGACGGATCGGGGAGCCGATAATCGAGAAATTCGCCGCCCGACCCAGCTCGGGGAAATTTGCGCCGTAGCGAATGCCGAGTTAACTGAAGTCGTTGAGGTTATTGATGCCTTTCGGGGGCCACGGCGATCGTTTTTGATGCCACCCCCCTCGGTGCCCCTGCACGCAGGTTCCGTAATTGATATCTCTCACGAGAGTTTGATGCGCAACTGGCAGCGGCTCAAAGGGTGGGTCGAGCAGGAGGTACAGTCAGCCAACATTTACCGACGACTAGCAGAAACGGCGTCGATGCATGAGCAGAGTCAGGCTGGCTATTTGCGCGACCCAGAGTTGACCATTGCCCTGAATTGGGAAGCCAAAACGCAACCCACCCAAGCTTGGGCCGATCGCTATGCGACCAATTTTGAAGAGGCCATGGCGTTTTTGGCGGCGAGTGCCGACGCGCAAGAGCGCGAAGCCACAGAACGGGAACGAACCCGAAGACGGGAAATCAATCGTTTGCGAGGGTTTCTCGCCATCTTTGCAGGGCTATCGGTATTGGCTGGGAGTACAGCAGTCTACGCCTTCTATCAGCAACAGGAAGCTCAAATACAAGCACAGATAGCAGAAGAACGAGGACGAGAAGCGAAACACCAAGAAGGGGTGGCAGATCGTCGTCGACAAGAAGCAGAATGGCAGCAACAAGAAGCTGAGCGGCAGCGGCGAGAAGCGGAACGCCTACGAGCTGAAGCAGAAGTTGCGAAGGAAGATGCCCTAGAACAGCAGCAGGAAGCCGAAACGGCTCGACTTGCCGAAGCCGAACAGCGTCAGCAGGCGCAAGCAGCACGACGAAGAGCTGAGGCTGGAGAAGCGGAAGCACAGCAACAGGCCGAAATTGCCAAACAGCAAACAGCAATTGCCATACGGGAAACGCAAAGGGCCGAAAAGCAAGCTCTAAATGCAAACATCCAGACTGGAGCGTTAACGGTCGAAAACTTAATGGCCAGTAAGCTCCATATCCCAGCGCTGCTCAGCGGCTTAGAGTTAGGACTACTCATTAGTACAATTGAAGCAGACTTAATCTCGCGAATTGACAGCCCAATCAGCTCAAGTACTCGCCTACAGGCGGTTTCGGTCCTGCGAGAGAGCTACCATCACAAAGACCTGGAGCGCAACACTTTCCTCCATCCTGATGGACTCAGGAGTGTGAGTTTTGCTCCCGATGGTCAGACAATTGCCAGTGCTAGCTTCTCAAGGGTGAAGCTGTGGGATCGCAGTGGTCGTGAACTGCAAACCTTGGTTGGCCATTCCGATAGGATTTTGAGTGTGAGTTTTGCCCCGGATGGTCAAACGCTAGTCAGTGCCAGCACCGATGGTACGGTGAAGCTGTGGGATGTGAGTAGCGGTCGTGAACTGCAAACCTTGGCTGGCCATTCCGATTGGGTTTGGAGTGTAAGTTTTGCTCCCGATGGTCAGACAATTGTCAGTGCCAGCAATGATGGCACGGTGAAGCTGTGGGATGTGAGTAGCGGTCGTGAACTGCAAACCCTAGAAGGTCATAATGATTTGGTCTTGAGTGTAAGTTTTGCTCCGGATGGTCAGACGATAGCTAGTTCTAGCGATGGCACGGTGAAGCTGTGGGATGTGAGTAGTGGTCGTGAATTGCAAACCTTAGAAGGTCATAATGACTGGGTCAGGAGTGTAAGTTTTGCCCCGGATGGTCAGACAATTGCTAGTGCCAGCGCAGATGGCACGGTGAAGCTGTGGGATGTGAGTAGCGGTCGTGAACTGCAAACCCTAGAAGGTCATAATGATTTGGTCTTAAGTGTAAGTTTCGCTCCGGATGGTCAGACGATAGCTAGTTCTGGCAATGGCACGGTGAAGCTGTGGGATGTAAGGAGCGGCCGTGAACTGCAAACCCTCGAAGGTCATAATGACTGGGTCTGGAGTGTCAGTTTTGCTCCGGATGGTCAGACGATTGCCAGTGCCAGCGAAGATAACACCATGAAGCTGTGGGATGTGAGTAGCAGTCGTGAATTGCAAACCTTAGAAGGTCATAATGACTGGGTCAGGAGTGTGAGTTTTGCCCCAGATGGTCAGACGATTGCCAGTGCCAGCGATGATGGCACCGTCAAGCTATGGAGTATGAGTGGTCGTGAACTGCAAACCATGGCCGGCCATTCCGGCTATGTCTTAAGTGTGAGTTTTGCCCCAGATGGTCAGACGATTGCCAGTGCTAGCGAAGATAACACCATGAAGTTGTGGGATGTGAGTAGCGGTCGTGAACTGCAAACCCTAGAAGGTCATAATGACTGGGTCTGGAGTGTCAGTTTTGCCCCGAATGGTCAAACCCTGGCCAGTGGCAGCGAAGATGGCACAGCAAAGCTGTGGGATGTGAGTAGTGGTCGTGAACTGCAAACTCTGGCTGGCCATTCTGGCTATGTCTTGAGTGTGAGTTTTACCCCGGATGGTCAAACGCTGGCTAGTGCCAGTACCAGTGGTACGGTGAAGCTATGGGATGTGAATAGCGGTCGTGAACTGCAAACCCTAGTAGGTCATACTGACTGGGTCAGGAGTGTCAGTTTTGCCCCGAATGGTCAAATCCTGGCCAGTGCTAGCGATGATGGCACGGTGAAGCTGTGGGATGTGAATAGCGGTCGTGAACTGCAAACCCTAGTAGGTCATACTGACTGGGTCAGGAGTGTCAGTTTTGCCCCGAATGGTCAAACCCTCGCCAGTACTAGCGATGATGGCACCGTCAAGCTGTGGGATGTAAATAGCGGTCGTGAACTGCAAACTCTGGTTGGCCATTCCGGCTATGTCTTGAGTGTGAGTTTTGCCCCGGATGGAAACACACTAATCTCTAGTGATGGAGACAGCCTTGGTTCTAGTAACTATACAGGTAGTATTATTCTTTGGAACTTGAACCTCGACGACCTCATCGCCAAAAGTTGTGACTGGCTCCGCGACTACATGACCAATCCCACTACTCTCCCCGAGGAAAAAGCTCTGTGCGCCCGCTGA
- a CDS encoding GMC oxidoreductase, whose amino-acid sequence MHIHKTAEPYDAIVVGSGANGGVAAKELGERGLRVLVLEAGRDIDPKRDPHHPVRDTARRAFNIATGKQTHQATHPGYWKANPDFFVDEREHPYTTPEHKPFYWIRGRQVGGRSHTWGGITLRLSDYEFKAAQRDGFGEDWPIAHADLAPYYTRLERFFQVQGECDRLAQLPDGDYLPPAPLTPAERELQQLIGDRWTDRQLIHSRGFALHRPTPEQPWSRAASPGSSLKTALATGNVELRPNAIVSHLTFDADSHHASGVAFIDRLTHETYEVRGRVVMLCASAIETVRILLHSTAEHQPHGLANEADLLGRYLMDHISAMQFFWLPGMPAPSESFPLSGSESFFIPRFCNLANPQAESFLRGYGLWGGIQRIGVPSVLQKVGEGEIGFLIGHGEVLPHAENHVSLSPDTVDAWGIPAAHIDCAWSENEHQMVAHMRQEIEATVKAAGGQCYALTDLYHMPAVAPLMRRVEKTLTPAGPPGYYIHEVGGARMGTSPHNSVVNADNQCWEAPNVLVTDGACWTSSGWQSPTLTEMAITARACDRVTTKLRHGFALELDA is encoded by the coding sequence ATGCATATCCACAAAACGGCAGAACCGTATGATGCGATCGTGGTGGGATCAGGGGCCAACGGCGGGGTCGCCGCGAAAGAACTCGGTGAGCGCGGGTTGCGGGTACTGGTCTTAGAAGCGGGGCGGGACATTGACCCGAAGCGTGATCCCCACCATCCAGTGCGCGACACGGCTCGCCGCGCCTTCAACATTGCCACGGGAAAACAGACCCATCAAGCCACTCACCCCGGCTATTGGAAGGCGAATCCCGACTTTTTCGTAGACGAGCGGGAGCACCCCTACACGACGCCGGAGCACAAACCGTTTTACTGGATTCGCGGTCGGCAGGTGGGGGGACGCAGCCACACCTGGGGCGGCATTACCCTGCGGCTATCGGACTATGAATTTAAGGCGGCGCAGCGGGATGGCTTTGGGGAAGACTGGCCGATCGCTCATGCCGACCTGGCGCCCTATTACACTCGCTTGGAACGGTTCTTTCAGGTGCAGGGGGAGTGCGATCGCTTGGCGCAGTTGCCCGATGGGGATTATCTGCCCCCCGCCCCGTTGACCCCGGCTGAAAGGGAATTGCAGCAGTTGATTGGCGATCGCTGGACGGATCGGCAACTGATCCACTCCCGGGGCTTTGCGCTGCATCGACCGACGCCCGAGCAGCCTTGGTCGCGGGCGGCGAGTCCTGGCTCATCCCTAAAAACGGCCCTGGCCACGGGCAATGTGGAGCTGCGCCCCAATGCGATCGTCAGTCACCTGACCTTTGATGCAGACAGTCATCACGCCAGCGGGGTTGCCTTTATTGATCGTCTGACCCATGAGACCTATGAAGTGCGGGGACGGGTGGTGATGCTCTGTGCATCGGCGATCGAGACGGTGCGAATTTTGCTGCATTCCACCGCTGAGCATCAGCCCCATGGTTTAGCGAACGAGGCGGATTTGCTGGGGCGTTACCTGATGGATCATATTTCTGCCATGCAGTTTTTCTGGCTGCCGGGGATGCCGGCGCCATCGGAATCGTTTCCGCTATCGGGCAGTGAGAGCTTCTTTATTCCGCGCTTTTGCAATTTGGCTAACCCGCAAGCGGAATCGTTTTTGCGCGGTTACGGGCTGTGGGGTGGCATTCAGCGCATTGGGGTGCCGTCGGTGTTGCAAAAGGTGGGGGAAGGGGAGATCGGCTTTCTGATCGGCCATGGCGAAGTGCTGCCCCATGCCGAAAATCACGTCAGCCTCAGCCCCGACACGGTGGATGCTTGGGGCATTCCTGCCGCGCACATTGATTGTGCCTGGTCGGAGAATGAGCACCAAATGGTGGCCCACATGCGCCAAGAAATCGAAGCGACGGTTAAGGCCGCAGGGGGACAGTGCTACGCGCTCACAGACCTGTACCACATGCCCGCTGTGGCCCCCTTAATGCGACGAGTGGAGAAAACCCTCACCCCCGCTGGCCCGCCGGGGTACTACATCCATGAAGTCGGCGGCGCCCGCATGGGCACCTCGCCCCACAACTCGGTGGTGAATGCCGACAACCAATGCTGGGAAGCCCCCAATGTGTTGGTGACGGATGGGGCGTGCTGGACGTCCTCCGGGTGGCAGAGTCCGACGCTGACGGAAATGGCGATCACGGCCCGGGCGTGCGATCGGGTGACGACCAAGTTGCGTCACGGGTTTGCGCTGGAACTGGATGCGTGA
- a CDS encoding daunorubicin resistance protein DrrA family ABC transporter ATP-binding protein encodes MPPAVLVEGLQKRYGDVEAVRDVSFTIEPGEIFGLLGPNGAGKTTTIRCLCTLSTPDAGKVEISGESVLENPPLARQRLGYIAQDVALDKVLTGRELLQLQAALYHMPAKVARDRIAQMIDLLELTDWADKKSGTYSGGLKKRLDLAMGLLHQPDVLVLDEPTVGLDIETRSAVWQFLRQLREAGTTVLLTSHYLEEVDALSDRVAIIDQGKVIAVGTPSELKDRVGGDRITLRIREFTPDAEAEQAKTLLQELPCVEEVIVNEAQGNSLNLVVTAQSDALMTVQQALKEASLPMFGISQSRPSLDDVYLAATGRTLMDAEIAAAGSRDLKAERKQAMKGS; translated from the coding sequence ATGCCGCCAGCGGTGTTAGTCGAAGGATTGCAGAAGCGCTACGGCGATGTCGAAGCCGTGCGAGATGTCTCGTTCACCATTGAGCCAGGCGAGATTTTTGGTCTGCTAGGGCCTAACGGCGCGGGTAAAACCACCACGATTCGCTGTCTCTGCACGTTGAGCACCCCCGATGCGGGCAAGGTGGAAATCAGTGGCGAGTCCGTGCTGGAAAATCCGCCTTTGGCCCGTCAGCGGCTAGGGTACATCGCTCAAGACGTGGCGCTGGATAAGGTGTTGACCGGGCGCGAACTGCTGCAATTGCAAGCGGCGCTATATCACATGCCCGCTAAGGTGGCCCGCGATCGCATCGCGCAAATGATTGACCTGCTAGAGCTGACCGACTGGGCCGATAAAAAGTCGGGCACCTATTCCGGCGGGCTGAAAAAGCGCCTGGATTTGGCGATGGGGCTCCTGCATCAACCCGATGTTTTAGTGCTGGACGAACCCACCGTCGGGCTAGACATTGAAACCCGTTCGGCAGTGTGGCAGTTTTTGCGGCAGCTGCGCGAAGCCGGCACCACCGTCCTACTCACCAGCCACTATTTAGAAGAAGTGGATGCCCTCTCCGATCGCGTTGCCATCATTGACCAGGGCAAAGTCATTGCCGTCGGCACGCCCAGTGAATTGAAAGACCGGGTGGGGGGCGATCGCATCACCCTGCGCATTCGCGAATTCACCCCCGACGCGGAAGCCGAGCAGGCCAAAACCTTGCTGCAAGAACTGCCCTGCGTGGAAGAGGTGATTGTCAACGAAGCCCAGGGCAACTCTCTGAATCTGGTCGTCACCGCCCAATCCGATGCCTTAATGACGGTGCAGCAGGCGTTGAAAGAGGCCAGCTTACCGATGTTTGGTATTTCTCAGTCGCGACCCAGCTTGGATGATGTGTACTTGGCAGCTACCGGCCGCACCCTGATGGATGCCGAAATCGCCGCTGCGGGCAGCCGCGACCTCAAAGCCGAGCGTAAACAAGCGATGAAGGGCAGCTAA
- a CDS encoding ABC transporter permease gives MSTTLSPKPKSSLDNPELRQWKAQLRDEAPAATPGLFSPEFWQETGAMTRRLFIQLQRRPSTLVAGVVQPVMWLILFGALFQNVPEGLFGESRNYGQFLGAGIIVFTAFGGALNAGLPVMFDREFGFLNRFLVAPLASRYSIVAASAIFIAAMSMVQTAAIIGLSAALGAGLPDPAGLALVVLIVLTLVLGVTALSLGLSFALPGHIELIAVIFVTNLPLLFSSTALVPLSFMPPWLQVVASLNPLSYAIEPIRYIYLHAGDWGLGSVVMHAPFAEVTLAAALGVLIGFCGLSLALIQPLLRRRIA, from the coding sequence ATGAGCACCACCCTGAGTCCCAAACCCAAATCGTCGCTGGATAACCCCGAATTGCGGCAGTGGAAAGCGCAACTCCGCGACGAGGCTCCAGCGGCCACGCCCGGCCTGTTTTCCCCCGAGTTTTGGCAAGAAACGGGCGCCATGACTCGACGGCTGTTCATTCAGCTGCAGCGCCGTCCGTCCACATTGGTGGCAGGCGTGGTACAGCCCGTGATGTGGCTGATTTTGTTTGGTGCTCTCTTTCAAAATGTGCCTGAAGGTTTGTTCGGCGAGAGCCGCAACTATGGGCAGTTCTTAGGCGCGGGCATCATTGTGTTCACGGCGTTTGGCGGCGCGTTGAATGCCGGACTCCCCGTCATGTTCGATCGCGAGTTTGGCTTTTTGAATCGCTTCCTGGTGGCTCCGTTGGCGTCTCGCTATTCCATTGTGGCGGCGTCAGCCATCTTTATTGCGGCCATGAGCATGGTGCAAACGGCGGCGATCATTGGCTTGAGTGCCGCCCTGGGCGCTGGCTTGCCTGATCCCGCTGGATTAGCGTTAGTGGTGCTGATTGTGCTGACGCTGGTGCTGGGCGTCACAGCTTTGAGCCTCGGCTTATCCTTTGCGCTGCCGGGCCACATTGAGCTGATTGCCGTCATCTTTGTGACCAACCTACCGCTGCTGTTCTCTAGCACGGCGTTGGTGCCGCTGTCGTTTATGCCGCCGTGGCTACAGGTGGTCGCCAGTCTGAATCCGCTGAGCTATGCGATCGAGCCCATTCGCTACATCTACTTGCATGCGGGCGATTGGGGGTTGGGCAGTGTGGTGATGCACGCGCCCTTTGCCGAAGTCACCCTGGCGGCAGCGCTGGGAGTGTTGATCGGGTTTTGTGGCCTGTCGCTGGCACTTATTCAGCCGTTACTGCGTCGTAGAATTGCGTAA
- a CDS encoding carbohydrate-binding protein translates to MSFTYEAESAILSGPAIATNHGGFSGSGFADYLNPTEDYTEFAIEVDATGQYELSFRYALGADANRSLSLTVDAQAIGILDFEPTGAWENWDELAAQVQLTAGTHTVKLTAIGTSGPNLDALIVDALNIETGGGGSGDVGSGAGSGTDSLAPGNAGVGVNNAFLSFEQWVAFAAIRTGAVYQSNLTDFNTTIGGLRVAPLFDETAYLKANPDVAEAVQQGRLRYGFEHFVLYGMNEGRIPGAWFDQRYYLEQNPDVAAAVKNGTVRSAIAHFFEFGHLEQRNPNAVFDAEDYLLNNPDVKAAVDSGKLDSAFEHYAEFGIEEGRQSGLLFEESFYLQNNPDVAAAVTKGDIALGIHHFFTFGQSEGRDPSRNFDQSAYLERYGDVAAAVANGAFASGFEHYYMFGQAEGRLPI, encoded by the coding sequence ATGTCTTTTACTTACGAAGCGGAGTCAGCCATCCTATCTGGCCCAGCCATCGCAACTAACCACGGCGGGTTTTCGGGGAGTGGTTTTGCCGATTATCTGAATCCCACCGAGGATTACACAGAATTTGCCATTGAGGTGGATGCGACGGGTCAGTATGAGCTGAGCTTTCGCTATGCTCTTGGGGCCGATGCCAATCGTTCACTCAGCTTGACCGTTGATGCTCAAGCCATTGGCATACTGGACTTTGAGCCCACTGGGGCGTGGGAAAATTGGGACGAGTTGGCAGCGCAAGTGCAGCTCACTGCCGGCACTCACACGGTGAAACTAACGGCAATTGGGACGAGCGGGCCTAACCTTGATGCGTTGATTGTCGACGCCTTAAATATTGAGACAGGCGGGGGTGGCTCGGGTGATGTGGGCAGTGGGGCCGGTTCTGGAACAGACTCGCTGGCCCCTGGCAATGCGGGCGTTGGCGTCAACAATGCCTTCCTTAGTTTCGAGCAGTGGGTTGCCTTCGCTGCTATTCGGACCGGCGCGGTTTATCAAAGCAACTTGACCGACTTTAACACCACCATTGGCGGGCTGAGAGTGGCGCCGTTATTTGATGAAACGGCATACCTGAAGGCCAATCCTGATGTGGCCGAGGCGGTGCAGCAGGGGCGTTTACGCTACGGCTTTGAGCACTTTGTGCTGTATGGGATGAATGAGGGGCGAATTCCGGGAGCTTGGTTCGACCAGAGATACTACTTGGAGCAAAATCCCGATGTTGCCGCCGCAGTCAAGAACGGTACGGTGCGTAGTGCGATCGCCCATTTCTTTGAATTTGGTCATCTTGAGCAGCGCAATCCCAATGCGGTTTTTGATGCGGAAGACTATCTACTCAACAATCCCGATGTCAAAGCGGCGGTCGATTCGGGCAAGTTGGATAGCGCGTTTGAGCACTATGCCGAATTTGGGATAGAAGAGGGTCGCCAGTCAGGGCTGCTCTTTGAGGAATCGTTTTATTTGCAGAATAATCCTGATGTGGCGGCTGCTGTGACCAAGGGTGACATTGCCTTAGGCATCCACCACTTCTTTACTTTCGGGCAAAGCGAAGGTCGTGATCCATCCCGCAACTTTGATCAAAGTGCTTATCTTGAGCGTTATGGCGATGTGGCAGCAGCCGTGGCGAATGGCGCATTTGCGAGTGGTTTTGAGCACTATTACATGTTTGGCCAAGCTGAGGGCAGGTTGCCAATTTAG